The Zingiber officinale cultivar Zhangliang chromosome 10A, Zo_v1.1, whole genome shotgun sequence genome contains a region encoding:
- the LOC122026778 gene encoding (3S,6E)-nerolidol synthase 1-like, with translation MLPLIQLPCSSFFYLGNPNRSTKSPRHKQQQQQQRLVVPITDDRAHGEIRNMLCDAKSSSELMLAIDCVQKLDVEHHFEEEIVAALESLYRESYADQLHRRVNTLHEAALLFRLLRQTRYPVSSDIFLRFTDHKRGEFMPSLTGGSHGIVSLLEASYLNTGEAILYEANRFATHHLNSSMPHFAPHFAKFIRQTLAHPYHVSLQSYRARRFLVSFGGGEQGRRKIVEEFARRDFKEVQLLRLQELEQVTSWWETLGLARELKFARDQPSKWYTWSMTVLSNPKFSSYRVALTKVIAFVYLIDDIFDVYGSLDELELFAKAMNKWELSANIDPLPFCMKITYTALFETTNEIAQMIYKEHGWNPMDSLKNAWIELCNAFLVEAKWFEQSQVPTSHDYFKNGIVSCGVPVVLIHIYFLLGQAITHENVSCLETYPNLISCPATILRLWDDLGSAKDEEQDGKDGSFLECFMKENPHCSFEVAKEEVMRLITKAWEELNKESFSSSTKFSRDFVECCLNMARMVRVMYSYNEEHKLPMFEDYVNLLLIENF, from the exons atgctGCCCTTAATTCAACTACCCTGCAGCTCTTTCTTTTATCTGGGAAACCCAAATCGCAGCACCAAGAGCCCCAGGCacaagcagcagcagcagcagcagaggCTGGTGGTGCCAATTACAGACGACCGTGCTCATGGT GAGATCAGAAACATGCTCTGCGATGCCAAGAGCTCGTCGGAGTTGATGCTGGCGATTGACTGCGTTCAGAAGTTGGACGTCGAGCACCATTTCGAGGAAGAGATTGTAGCTGCGCTGGAATCGCTGTACAGGGAGAGCTACGCAGATCAGCTTCACCGGAGAGTGAATACTCTGCATGAAGCTGCCCTTTTGTTCCGTTTACTTCGACAGACTCGATACCCTGTGTCATCAG ATATTTTTCTCAGGTTTACAGATCACAAACGTGGTGAGTTCATGCCATCTCTCACAGGAGGAAGCCATGGAATTGTGAGCTTGCTCGAAGCATCCTACTTGAACACCGGCGAGGCCATACTTTATGAAGCCAATAGATTTGCTACTCACCACCTCAATTCTTCGATGCCACACTTTGCACCTCATTTTGCCAAATTTATCCGGCAAACTTTAGCTCATCCTTATCATGTGAGCTTGCAAAGCTACAGAGCTAGGCGATTTCTCGTTAGCTTCGGAGGAGGGGAACAGGGAAGGAGGAAAATAGTTGAGGAATTTGCAAGGAGGGATTTCAAGGAGGTTCAATTGCTACGCCTTCAAGAATTGGAGCAAGTCACAAG TTGGTGGGAGACTCTCGGTCTGGCGCGGGAACTAAAGTTTGCTCGAGATCAACCGTCGAAATGGTACACGTGGTCGATGACGGTTCTTTCAAACCCTAAGTTCTCGAGCTATCGAGTTGCGCTTACGAAAGTCATTGCATTTGTCTACCTCATTGACGATATTTTCGATGTGTATGGATCGTTGGATGAACTCGAACTCTTCGCCAAAGCTATGAATAA ATGGGAGTTATCGGCGAATATCGATCCACTTCCATTTTGTATGAAAATAACCTACACCGCATTGTTTGAGACGACAAATGAGATTGCACAAATGATATACAAGGAACATGGGTGGAATCCAATGGACTCTTTGAAAAATgcg TGGATAGAACTATGCAACGCATTTTTGGTGGAAGCCAAATGGTTCGAGCAAAGTCAAGTCCCGACAAGCCATGACTATTTCAAAAATGGCATAGTTAGCTGTGGTGTGCCAGTGGTATTGATACACATATACTTCCTATTAGGCCAAGCTATAACACATGAGAATGTGAGTTGTTTGGAGACTTACCCCAATCTAATATCTTGCCCAGCAACAATTCTTCGACTTTGGGATGACTTGGGAAGTGCTAAG GATGAAGAACAAGATGGAAAAGATGGCTCATTCTTAGAGTGCTTCATGAAGGAGAATCCACATTGCTCATTTGAAGTCGCAAAGGAAGAAGTGATGAGACTGATTACTAAAGCATGGGAGGAGCTAAATAAAGAAAGCTTTAGCTCATCGACCAAATTTTCTCGAGATTTCGTGGAATGTTGTTTAAACATGGCGAGGATGGTTAGGGTAATGTATAGTTATAACGAGGAGCATAAGCTTCCTATGTTTGAGGACTACGTGAACTTGTTACTCattgaaaatttttaa